The Diceros bicornis minor isolate mBicDic1 chromosome 18, mDicBic1.mat.cur, whole genome shotgun sequence sequence CCACTGTCTTTTTGGCCTTGGTACTTTGCTTCTAGGCCCCATCAGTCTGCTCTTCATCCTTTCCACCAGCTCCCCTGCCAGGTTATTGTGGCCAGGTAAATGTGAGGCAAGGACAGCCCAGGCGAGGCTCCTATCTTAAGCACCTCTCCCATGGGGGATGAAGCTCAGCCTCTCTGCTCTAGGCTCGTCTGAGGGGAGGTGGGGTAGACTCAGGCCACCCCCCAGGAAATCGAGCCAGAAAATGTTGTATGGCAGGGAGCATGGTGATCAGTTGAGTAAGGTCACATCATATGGTGGCCAAGAGAAAGAAAGTAACATCCAAAGCTCTTACCCTTTCATCCAACTCAGCCCTGTATCACCCACACTCACTTGAACTCCTTCTCAGTCTTGCCCCTCAGGTCCCGCACCAGCCACTGAGTGGTGAAGGCATCCTGTGGCGGCATGCCCCAGCGCATCACAGCATTGAGGAAAGCCTTCCGCTGACGGGTGTTGAATCCCAGCACCTGAAGAGGGGGGCAAGGAGGGATTGGGTGATGAATGTCCAGGGATCTCATTTCTTGGTCCTTTCTACCCTTGGGGACTCAGCCTCAATTTCCAACTCCCCGGCCTTCATTCTCTCCTTAGGGAACTCTCAGGGGTGTGGGCCCAGCTCTCACCTCAATGTTGCCCCCAACTcgagccagcagtggaggcagtggCTTATCCTTTTCATTCCGGAGCTGCCTCTTGGACTGTCGACGCCCTGGGGGTGGAGGTGACTCCGCTTAGTAGGtccaccacctcctccacccctcagtctttctcagcacccCATTCCCACAAGATACAGAACACAGGGAAGGCCTATGTCATGTCTGAGGCACTTCTAATTTTCTTCCAAGCACTTTCGGAACTATTAACCCAGTAGGTCTAAAAGAATCAAGTCATATTAAAAAATTAGTAGCAAATATTTGATGCCAGCAAGAttatggtgggaatgtaaaatgatgtaacCTTTCTTGATCTATCATCTAGGCATCTAAGCCTGCATGGTTATACATTCATAGTATGTACTTTTAACAGTGAAGAGATTATGGATATTTCTTACTTTTGCTTATCTGCAGTCTTTAGTTTTTCTATAAAAAagcatttatttgtatttaaaaaagtgGGCTTAAAGGACATGGGTAAGTGAAATGGGAAGAGCTGTGACAGAAGGTCAGGAAAACATGCCACCTTCAGGACGCTCATCAAAGtcttcatcttcctcctctgATCCCACTGAGTATTCTGACTGGTTATCTGTGAGGGGAAAGGGCTCAGCGGTCAGTGATGGATCCCTGGATAAGCCCTTCAAGGCCCTTTCTGCCTGGATGTCTCCCCTCAGAGACTTCTGTACCTTTCATTCTGGCCTTGGTCCTCCTGGGGATGCTGGATGACTGTCCACAGTCTGACTTCTGGGCCACATATCCTGAACCAGATCCACTCACCACCCACCTTGACTCTGGGTGCCTCCTGATTCCTGTATATCCCACTCTAAGCAAGGACCCCTGAGTGTCCACATGAGCCCACTGCAACAACCAGATAGTTTAGATTGCCTGCAAACCCACCTGGCCTCTGGGTAGCTCCTACTGACCCTTCCTAATCTCTTTCCCCTTAGCAGGTAAGGCCCTGACCTCtagtcctctctctttccctctaaaTGCCCCAGCCTCACAGCCCCTCCTCAGCACTCTTCCCTTCTCGGTTTCTGCATGAGGGGGAGTCCTCACCTTGGTCCTCCTGAGCAGCATCATTGTAGTTAACTTGCTTTCGAACTCTCTTGCCCTTGCCAAGATTCCGGGCTAGGTCTTCCTGCTGTTGTTCATAGTGATGCCTCAGCAGCTTCTCCCAGTAGTCAGGATCCACATTCTCCTCCTGCTTGATGATCTCTCGTTCGATCTCCTCAATCTGAAGAGCAGCAGAATGAATGCTGGCGTCCTTTCTCTTCACCCAGTTCTTCCACCGCAACAAAATCCCTACTTTCTTGCTTCCTAGATCTCCTCAACTCTGTGTACGTTTTCTGGACATTGCACATTTTCCTATCTCTTACCTGCAGTATGCTTCTCCTCCTTGTTATTTCCCTCTTTTCTAAACCTCTCCTCTAGTGCCCTCTGTGTCCCTCCCACTCTGACTCTGAAAGTACCCTTCCATGTTTATTGGTACTCTGTGTGCCTAAGTTTTCTCCAAAGTCTGGTCTCACCCATTAGACCAAAAAGTTGTTTGAGGTCCACTATTGCTTTTTCTTTGCTGGGCACTATGGTAAGAGATCAGACAAAAAAACAAGAGCAAAGGGGGATCCTTCTACTTCAAGGTCCAGTAAAGGACACTGCCTTTCAGAGATGGCCCAGGATAGACAGAATCTGGCCCCAAGCTCTCACCTTGTCTTCCTCCCGCACCACATACTGTGCCACCTTGAAGGAGCTGAGATACTCGTTCATGTTCTGCACGTCAGTGTCCTCAGTTGCATCCTGGTTCCGGTCCAACAGCCGAGCAATGGCCTCATTGTCATAGTGAATCACACTGCTGTCCTCCTCCTTGTTCTCCCCTGGTGAAGAGAGGGGACAAGAGGGGACTTTGAATTCCAACCACAACCTCAAGCAGAACTTTAGAAAGGTCAGAAGAGAACCTGCTCTGCTTGCTTTTCACGGGAGCTCTGGAGAAGAAGGCCCTTTCCCTGGAAGTCTATGTAGAGATCTGTTGTTTTCAACCCTACAGGTAGGGAAAGAGGCTAACCTTCCTCCACGGACTGCACAGAAGAGATTTTCTTCAGAGGTTTCAGAAGAGTAGTGCTCACGGAAGAGCAGGGGCCTGCTTTCAGGGAGCTGCCAAAAAGGTTCTCACCCTCATTTTCATCCTTGAACAGCTCCTCGGTGCCAAATTTGAGGATGTCATCCAGCTCCTGCTTGGACATGGAGCCCGCCTTGGAGCCCAGCCCAGGCCGCACCACCAGATGTGTGAGCATCATCTTTCTCTTGGCCACTTGTGTGATTCGCTCTTCCACTGACGCACGAGTCACAAACCGGTAAATCATCACTTTGTTGGCCTGGCCGATCCGATGAGCACGGCTGAAAGCCTGCAGGAGCAGGAGAAGGTGGGGATGGGCCAGGGGAGATGCCGCCCACATGCTCGGGAAAGGAGGCTGGTAAGGAAGGGTCTTCTACCCGCCAAGAGGTTTATTTCTGACCCCAGAACATGACACCCTCCACCATGAACCCGTGTCTCCTTGCGAAATGGTATAGGGGCTCCAGGGGGCAAGTTCCCACCTGGATGTCATTATGGGGGTTCCAGTCAGAATCAAAGATGATGACAGTGTCGGCAGTGGCCAGATTGATGCCCAGGCCCCCAGCTCGGGTAGACAGGAGGAAGCAGAATTGTTGGGCCCCAGGAGCTAGGAGGTGAGAATTAGGAGATCAGGCTTTTCTTGTACCCAGCAGTTCTGTCTACCTGCTCCTAGATGTTCCCTGACTACAAATAACCATGCCCCAAacttaaaagcccaggtggctatatcctcccaggccagccccctcccaTCCCAGGGACTGAGGCACAGGTTTCTCGGGCCTTCATGCCCAGCAGGGACCAGGGCATCTCCCCCCGCACCATTGAACCGATCGATGGCTTCCTGCCTCAGGGCACCGGTGATGCCACCATCAATGCGCTCATACTTGTAGCCTTCATAGTCTAAGAAGTCTTCTAGCAAGTCTAACATTTTGGTCATCTagagcaagagaaaaggaaagagtctAGAATGACGAGGCACTGGGATGCACCCTGTCTGCTCTGACGATGATCTTTTTCTACCTCCTCAGCCCCAATCCTCACACTTGTACCCCCTGCCCTGTCAGACGCTCTGCTGATGCtgcttccctgagccccagctCTTCCTCATTCCACATTCTTGTCATACTCTCTTGATTTAATATCTTTTCTCCTAAGGCAGAAGTTCTTCTCTGAGACCCATGAAAACGTTCCAGGGAAATCTATGAACCCCCTGAAAATCTGTACAAAACTGTATAATTGTATGTGCAGTTTTCTAGAGAATGGACTCAAAGATTTCATCAGATTTCCAAAAGGTCtgtgctctcctccctccccaataAGGTTAAGAAATAGTACCAGGCCCAGGGACCTTCTTTAAGGAGGCTGATGGCTCaccctccctcttctccccatTCGGCTTCAAAGAAGCTGGACTACAACTTCCAACAGCCTTAATTAAGAACAGGGATCAGAGGGCAAGATGAACTTAGCTATACCAGAAACTCTTAAAGGTGTAATCTCCTAAGCTCTCATaccatggcagccccaggaacaaGGTAAGGGATTAATCTGATGGTGAAAAAGAGCTACGGGGATGGGTCACCTGCGAGAAGATGAGTACTCTGTGGCCTTGCTCCTTCAGCTTCCGCAGCATCTTCTGTAGCAGCATGAGCTTCCCAGATGCCTTAATAAGTGCCCCACCCTCATAAGCTCCACTGGGGAGTTTTGGGGACTCCtgaaaagaagggaggaaaaaggaGGATGACAGGGTCAGGAAATGTGCCCCCATATTCTGACTGTGCCTAGAAAGCTAGAAGCCCAAATCTAGCCTCCAGACCTTCTAAATTCCTACTCTTCTCAGAAATCCAGTCCCTggcctcccagcccagctcaagCCCTATTCTCAACTCCCTCCATTTTCAGACAGGCCAGGCATTTAATCAGTTCCCAGCTCTTGTATCTACCATAGCAGCCACAGGAAAGAGGTATGGATGGTTGCAGCACTTCTTAAGATCCATCATGATGTTAAGCAGCGACACTTGGTTCCCACCACCTCGTGAATTCAAGGCCTCAAAATTTCGAGTCAGGATGTACTTGTAGTATTTCCTAAAGACCAGGGTAGGGGCATAGAAGAGACATAAGAAAGGAAGCAATTATGATGTTGAACTTGGTCACCAACTCTTGGAAAGCTGCCACCTAATCCCCAACCCCTAGTCCAGGTAACCCGCCTTGCATCTCACTTCTGCATGGGGCTCAGCTCCACTCGAACGATGAGCTCTGTCTTGGCTGGCATGTTCTTAAAGACATCAGCCTTGAGCCTCCGCAGCATATGTGGCCCCAGCAAATCATGCAGTTTCTTAATCTGGTCTTCTTTGGATATGTCAGCaaactcctccaggaagccctccaggTTGCTAgtagccagaaggagaaaaggaaatgaagaggcTGTCAGGTTCTTTGCCCCTGACTTCAGGCTCTATTCTTCACTTCAGAGGAATCCTCCACTCACTCATCTTCTCAGCCCCTCCACCTCTCATCTCTGCAGACTACCCTAATGAGCCACTTACTTAAACCTCTCTGGGGTGAGGAAGTTCAGCAGATGAAAGAGCTCCTCCAGATTATTCTGCAATGGAGTCCCTGTCAGCAGCAACTTATGATCTATCTTGTAGCCATTGAGGACTCTGAAAAACTAGAAAATGGGGCAAGGCAAGGCAGGAGAAAGGGCCCATTAGTGGCAAGTGGTTGGCCCACAGTATCGACCTTTTCCTGCCCCCAGCTCCCATTTCCTTCAGGATCAGAGGCCCCAAATCCCTAGTTCTCTCCCTCTTCCAACCTGGACTTCTCCCCAGAGGAGACTGCCTCCTGGACTACAGAAAGTCCCCAGCACTTTAGTGTTTAGGACTAGGGCAAGTAGGAGTTCACAGCCTCAAGTTTCTGAGGTCTGGGTATCTCACTCACCTTGGACTGATTGTTCTTGAGCCGATGGGCCTCATCTACCACAAGGCAGGCCCAGCGGATGGAGCCAAGTGCTGCCTGATCAATGGTGATCAGCTCATACGATGTCAGGAGAACGTGGAACTTCACCTGTGCCTCCCTCTGCCAACACAACCATTGTCCATTCGGCTGCCACCTGACACCCAAGTACCTAGATCTCCACCCCCATTCTTTACCCAGACACCCGTCCTGACAGTGACTCCCAAAGAGAGCCGGTTATCCTGTCTTCTAACTTTGACTCCATAACTCCCCAACTTCCACCACGTGTCCAGTACGGACAGGTCTGTGTACACCCCTGGGAGTACCTGCTACATCTCCAGGACTGGAGTGCAGAGGTGTAAGGGTAggtggaggaaaggagggagaaagctGAGTGGGGAATAAAGGGACTGAAATCCTGGTTGGGGTGAAGAAGTGACAGATTTGAGGGTCTTAGAAGATATGAGGTAGAGGGGCTTACCTTCATCTTAAAAGCTTTCTTGCCACCTTTGATAGCGTTGTCTTCAAAGGAAAATTCATTCTCCCGAATGATGGCTCGGCTGTCCTTGTCACCAGTGTATGTCACCACATAGAACTTGGGTGCCCACATCTGGAACTCCCGTTCCCAGTTAATGATGGTAGAGAGTGGGGCACTCACCAGGAAGGGACCCTTTGTGTGGCCCTGGGAGTCAAGGGTAGGGGGCACCATTAGTCTAGGCTCGCAGTTGTATACCCCAGTCCTCTGCCTGCCAcgccccttcccccattcctctGCCCTCATCCTCCACTCCCACTTTCCCCAGTCCAGGCTAGGCCTCAGCCTGGCTGTCTCCCTCAGGGGCCCTAGAATCCAGCACCTCCTTATAGAGTGAGTAGAGGAAGACGATGGTTTGTATGGTCTTGCCCAGCCCCATCTCATCAGCCAGAATGGTGTCAGTGCCCTGGGCCCATGAGAAGCGTAGCCAATTCAACCCTTCCAGCTGATACATGTGCAGTGTGCCTCCAGTGGCTGTGATAAACCGTGGCTGAGTCTCATATTTCACTGTAGGCTGTAGAGTCAAGAAGTCAGAAAGCTCAAGGGAACTGTCAGCTGCTCCTTTGGTCTTggtctcctcctccccactccctggcACTGATATCAAGTTGAACTACAATTGCCTCTACTATGACCTAAGCTTATAAAAGTTCTATTTCTTGGTCCCTCCCCctcattccttaaaaaaatacccAGCAGCACCACGGGGAAGGAAACTGGTGGAAGAACCCTGTGTGCTGCTATCTCTAGTGGCTCTCTTGCTCTGATGCCAAACTTCCTGGCCACTCTTGGGGCAAAGCTGAATACTGAAGTAAGAGCTACTGTTCAAAGAGGTTGTTGAAACTCTGGGAAGTTCTGTCATTAGCCCTCGGGAAATCTTCAATCACCACGGCTCCAGAAATGGGAGAAAGGCCAAGCGAGAGGACTTACATCGTTAGTAGGAGAATTGGGAGGCCCATCACCCTGcagctccttcttcttcttcttatactTGCGGGGTTGGGCGGGGTCCTCCCCCATAATTAGTTCTCTGGGAAAAGAGCGGGTCTCAGTGAGGCCTGGTCCTTGGGATCCGCACCACCTCCTACCTCCCCCCAACTCTTCTGAACCCATTCTAGACCTCCCTCCCACTTGCCATAACCTAGAGTCTCACATTTCCTTTCTCCTAGGCTATTTACCCTCACCTCTTGGATTTTACCTCTAGTGCCAACTCTCCCCATTCCTGAACACCCTCTTCCCCATTACTCAGGCTAGATCTTATGTCTGTTCTTCACACTGCCTCTTTACCAACCCCGCCCCAAACAACTCAGCCCAGGCTCCTACTGCCCTGAATTCTAAATCAGGTCTGTCCCTACTGTACCTTATTTTATGCTGGAGGTTTAGCTTTCAATGCCCTCATCCTCAGACTCCCTCTAACCCATCACCCGGCTCCCTCACCGGTGTCTCCAGTAGCTTTGCTTATGGTCTTCATATTCAGGGATGTTCATTTCATCTTCCTCCCATGTGGACTGGTCATATGGCAAGTCCCTCCATTTCACTAAATAGTGGTAATTCCCCTTTTTATCCAAACTGTGGGGCAAGAGGTcaagaggaggagcaggaggaaaaaaataacatggtTCACAAATAGAAAGAAGTCATATAAATACGATTATCAGCAAACATGCAGAATTTGTTACCCAATCCTCAGTAGTGGGCCATTGGAAGGGAGTTTAGAATGGCTGAAGTACTACCCTTTTTCAGGACAGCTTCCTAAAAATCAACTATCACAAAACATCCCTGGGCTTCAACATCATTTGTTTATCCAATCAGTATTTACTAAGcatctactacatgccaggcattgttccaaGCACCAGTgattcagcagtgaacaaaacaggcaagtGACCCTATTCTCAAAAAGCTCACATTCAACTGGGGAAGGcagcaatgaaatagaaaaataagtctACAGTATAACATTAGGCAGTACTAAGTACTATGAAGAAATACTAGAAACACTGGTCTGGATGAATCACGTTTTCCATGTTTTGCTTTTGTGCCCCGATCCCCAGACTCATGTGTCATTTCTTACGCTATTAGAGATGACAAGAAGCAACGACAAAAGAGTCAGTGCTGGGCTGGACTTTCCTCCTGGTTTCTCTCATCCCCAAAGAGGAAACAAGGCCAGAAGGGCCTGGGGTGCAGCAGGAGTTATCCCGTTAGATCAATTATTTGGTTAATCAAAAAATACTAACATGGGACCATAACCACAACCAGAATAGTGGCATACCCCAGGCGGGCCTTCCTGTGGACCAAGATTCACCTGTGGTTGATAATACGGTGGACGGTCATCCACTCTGGCTTGATGCCAAAACGATAGTACTTCTCCTCCATCTCAGCATAGTGCGGATCTTTCACCTTGCGCTTGTCACTCTTCCCATCATCCTCACCAGAGCCATAGTCCAGGGGTGGGGGCTCATCCATGTCATTCTTCCGTTGGTAGTTTCGGTACATTACCAAGTGGAAGATTTCCAGCTGATggggcagaagaaaggaaaacagataGTCCGCAAATCCAGAGAGGACAAAAGGGGACAGGGAAGAGGCCAGCAGGAAGAATGGCAAGGGAAAGGGAGCTATGAAAGAGGTGGGATGAGAGGCATAGTAAGTTAAAGGCAAAACAGGAAAATGAATACAATGTCAGGGCCTGGTGAGCTTGAAATAAGCAAAAGGAGGCAGGGAATAGGGTTATTAAGATTGAGAATACTGGTAAAACATGGTTAAAGACAGATAAGGAAAGAGACAGAGTTAAGGAAGGCTATATCTAAGGGATGAAATTTaatggagatgagagaaaaaggaCTGGAGACCAAGTCTCCATATGGAACTAAAGCAGTGGTTAGGGTGTGAGGGCTGGAGGCCTGAAATGAGCGAAAGTAAAGGGTACAGAAGACCAAAGAACAGAGTGGTGAGACAGAGTTAGAATGGCAGTGAATGGGGTCATAGGAGAGGGGGAAAGGAGAGCCCCCTGTACCTGAAGCTCCTTGGCCCAGGAGCAGTGCCAGTAGGACAGTCCTACCCACTTGACAAAGAACTCTCGCTCCGATCTGCCTTGAAGAGGACGGGGGGGTGGGGCATCTGGATTCTCGTCTGCTTGTTGGGGGGCTGGCACTGCCACAGGTGGCTCCCCCCAACGCCAATGCAGGATCTTCTGCACACGGCCTTTCAGCACAGGGCACTTCGGGATGGACACACacaaggaggaggaaagaaagagacagaaagagcccATTGTTAGAGTAGGAGGATAGGAGTCCCACAAGAGAATCAAAGGCTAAGTGTGGGGGAGAGTAGAGAAAGAAAGAGCTGGGCATTTGGGCCCCCGAGATGAGGAAGGAGTCAGGGCTGACAGTAAGCAGAGAGAAATGGGTACACTCACCGTGCATCGGGGACAGAGCCATTCCCCATTGGGGATGTCAGGCAGGGGTGGGTTGAGACAATGAATGTGGTAGGAGGAGATGCAAGCATCACAGCACAGGAGCTCCCCACCATCCTTGCACACGCGGCAGTACTCCATGTGAtcatcttcttcctccttctccccttcttcctctccctcctcttcgtattcttcctcctcctccttggctTCCCACTGTACCCCCTCCTTCTCCTGGGAGGCCAAGAACAGACACAGAGATAGGCAGAAGAAAGGAGATAAGGAGTGAGacaggaagaaagagggaaagacagGATACCTAAACCCTAGAAGTACAGAGAAGATTGGTGGGAATGATGGAACAGGACACCTCAGTTTCCTGTTGATCTGGGGGGCAAATGGATGAGGAGGGAGGAACAAACTAGGATCCTGGACACTTAAACATCTGTTACTGAGAAGCTCAGGCATCTGGGGGTAGGAAGAGGACACCTGGAACCAAGGAGGAAATAATGGGTGGGTCCCTGAGGGCCGTAAGACTTTGGCACCAGGTACTCACACAGTGGGGGCAGCTCCATTTGCCCTCAGGAGCCCGGTCAAGCTCAGGATCAAGGCAGACGAGGTGGTAGGCACGAGGGCAGGTGTCGCACAGAATAATTTCCCCACCCTGCTGGCACACCTCACAGTAATCCTGGTGGTCCGTCTCGTAGCCATCAACCTCCTCCTCCCCGGCCACTGCAGGACAGCCCAGGACTGTCATACCCCAGTGGaggaaaagagaacagagaaagagagagagagagagagggatgggggaagggagagagagagagaagggttgAATAAAGAAGTcaaaattgaaaataagaaaGACAACGATGGAATGAGAGGAAGGCAGACTGACAGGATCACACACAGCTAATACCCCTtacccttcttcttcttccttcctggcCGGCCTCTCTTTAGTTTCTTGGTGCGGACAGGGCCATCAGGCCGGCCTGAGGCACTGTGGACACTGCCACTGTCCAGGTCTGACTCCTCAGCCTCTGGTTCGGGGCCCTCATCACTCTGAAAAACATACTGCCCATAGCCCCGTGGCTGTCAGGGAGGCCAACTTGATTCCACTCCCCTCCCTAGGCCTTTGGCTCCCGCTCCAGCTTCCCTCATGGACCTCTGTGTCTGGACCCCCAGGCCCTTGATCCCCGGGTGTTAGCAGACAGGGGATGGGCCACTCACTGagcctcccttcttcctcttgcCACCCAGCAGCCCTAGTTTGATTTTGAGTGGTGCCATTTTCTTTCCCCGAAGCTTCTTGCGTCCATCAGGCACTCGCGGGCTCTTACTCCGCCTCTTATGGCCTGGACCTGAATGAGAAGTGAGGGTAAGGGAGAAAAAGCAGAGGTCATGACATCCTGGAATAATGGAGGTCACAGAAGCCTCTGGACTCCCCTCTGTGGGCTATGGTTTCACTGACACCCCTTCCTGGAAAGCATTTCTCCTACAACAATCAGGGCTGAGAAGACAAAAGACTTCTAGACTATAATTTGAGAACATGCGGTCTGGAGGGTGGGGTGACAGTTGTTAGAAGAAGAGGGTTTCTTACCTTTGCCCTCTTTGGTTTTGGCTCTTCGGATGGGTGGGGGCTGGTTATCAGCAGCAGGGGGTGGTGGAAGGGCAGGGGGTCCGGAAGGTGAAATGGGGGTAGCCGATGAGACAGCAGCTGACACCTGCTCAGCTACAGCTGcggctgctgctgccgccgctgcCGCAACAGCAGCTGCTGACCCCTTGAAGGGGTTGTTGGCGCTGAACTCTCTCCACTTGGCCCCAAGGATGGTCATCATCTTAGACATTGGGATCTTAGGATTCTTCTTAGCAATTAGGGGCCTGTAAATATAGAAGCAGAAGATTCGGACCCTTCACAGATGGTCTGGGAATACTGCCATTTCCCCTCATGAATTAAGTCTATCTGTGTACAAGCCAGGATTCCTGGGTGGTGAAAATATGTCCTATTAAGAAtaacatcaatttaaaaacaaataaataaaaagtttaagaaagaaaacaaggttaaaaaaagaaagtgtataaaaaagaaaaaaagacagaaaaaagcaaaataaaatttaaacgcGCAGAAGATaaaaaaggataaacaaaaagaaTGATGTCAATAAAAATGCTTTACTTTTGAATACTACTTTACAGTTGATAAAacattttcacatatattatgtctTATTTCGTCTTCACGATAACACTATGAGCTGCTATGATTCCCTGTGTTCTCCTAATAAGTTCCATGGGCCCTGATGAAGGTGGAGTCTGATGGACCATGCTGGTTCTGCTCTGCGGTGGGGTGCTAAGCTCTTGTGAGGACATGGGTGACCAAGGTGCTGACAAAAGCACTGTCTTTAGCAGTGAGGTAGGTGAGACGACAGTGCTAATGACAGCTACCGAACACTCCCTAGGGGCTAGGCACTGACTGTACTGGGCTTTCCATTCATTATCCCATCAAATCCCCATAAGACCCCT is a genomic window containing:
- the CHD3 gene encoding chromodomain-helicase-DNA-binding protein 3 isoform X9, with translation MASPLRDEEEEEEEMVVSEEEEEEEEEGDEEEEEVEAPDEDYEDDDEGVLGRGPGHDRGRDRHSPPGCHLFPPPPPPPPLLPPPPPPPPPDKDDIRLLPSALGVKKRKRGPKKQKENKPGKPRKRKKLDSEEEFGSERDEYREKSESGGSEYGTGPGRKRRRKHREKKEKKTKRRKKGEGDGGQKQVEQKSSATLLLTWGLEDVEHVFSEEDYHTLTNYKAFSQFMRPLIAKKNPKIPMSKMMTILGAKWREFSANNPFKGSAAAVAAAAAAAAAAVAEQVSAAVSSATPISPSGPPALPPPPAADNQPPPIRRAKTKEGKGPGHKRRSKSPRVPDGRKKLRGKKMAPLKIKLGLLGGKRKKGGSYVFQSDEGPEPEAEESDLDSGSVHSASGRPDGPVRTKKLKRGRPGRKKKKVLGCPAVAGEEEVDGYETDHQDYCEVCQQGGEIILCDTCPRAYHLVCLDPELDRAPEGKWSCPHCEKEGVQWEAKEEEEEYEEEGEEEGEKEEEDDHMEYCRVCKDGGELLCCDACISSYHIHCLNPPLPDIPNGEWLCPRCTCPVLKGRVQKILHWRWGEPPVAVPAPQQADENPDAPPPRPLQGRSEREFFVKWVGLSYWHCSWAKELQLEIFHLVMYRNYQRKNDMDEPPPLDYGSGEDDGKSDKRKVKDPHYAEMEEKYYRFGIKPEWMTVHRIINHSLDKKGNYHYLVKWRDLPYDQSTWEEDEMNIPEYEDHKQSYWRHRELIMGEDPAQPRKYKKKKKELQGDGPPNSPTNDPTVKYETQPRFITATGGTLHMYQLEGLNWLRFSWAQGTDTILADEMGLGKTIQTIVFLYSLYKEGHTKGPFLVSAPLSTIINWEREFQMWAPKFYVVTYTGDKDSRAIIRENEFSFEDNAIKGGKKAFKMKREAQVKFHVLLTSYELITIDQAALGSIRWACLVVDEAHRLKNNQSKFFRVLNGYKIDHKLLLTGTPLQNNLEELFHLLNFLTPERFNNLEGFLEEFADISKEDQIKKLHDLLGPHMLRRLKADVFKNMPAKTELIVRVELSPMQKKYYKYILTRNFEALNSRGGGNQVSLLNIMMDLKKCCNHPYLFPVAAMESPKLPSGAYEGGALIKASGKLMLLQKMLRKLKEQGHRVLIFSQMTKMLDLLEDFLDYEGYKYERIDGGITGALRQEAIDRFNAPGAQQFCFLLSTRAGGLGINLATADTVIIFDSDWNPHNDIQAFSRAHRIGQANKVMIYRFVTRASVEERITQVAKRKMMLTHLVVRPGLGSKAGSMSKQELDDILKFGTEELFKDENEGENKEEDSSVIHYDNEAIARLLDRNQDATEDTDVQNMNEYLSSFKVAQYVVREEDKIEEIEREIIKQEENVDPDYWEKLLRHHYEQQQEDLARNLGKGKRVRKQVNYNDAAQEDQDNQSEYSVGSEEEDEDFDERPEGRRQSKRQLRNEKDKPLPPLLARVGGNIEVLGFNTRQRKAFLNAVMRWGMPPQDAFTTQWLVRDLRGKTEKEFKAYVSLFMRHLCEPGADGSETFADGVPREGLSRQQVLTRIGVMSLVKKKVQEFEHINGRWSMPELMPDPSADSKRSSRASSPTKTTPTTPEASATNSPCTSKPATPAPSEKGDGIRTPLEKDEAENQEEKPEKNSKIGEKMETEADAASPAPSLGERLEPRRIPLEDEMPGVPGEMEPESGYRGDREKSATESTPGERGEEKPLDGQEHRERPEGETGDLGKREDVKGDRELRPGPPRDEPRSNGRREEKAEKPRFMFNIADGGFTELHTLWQNEERAAISSGKLNEIWHRRHDYWLLAGIVLHGYARWQDIQNDAQFAIINEPFKTEANKGNFLEMKNKFLARRFKLLEQALVIEEQLRRAAYLNLSQEPAHPAMALHARFAEAECLAESHQHLSKESLAGNKPANAVLHKVRDVLTTPRPMSSNVLPISLFSVFPFLFLFLSICPLW